Proteins encoded by one window of Lathyrus oleraceus cultivar Zhongwan6 chromosome 1, CAAS_Psat_ZW6_1.0, whole genome shotgun sequence:
- the LOC127115736 gene encoding basic blue protein, whose amino-acid sequence MGEGRGSVITMLLLCMFVFHPKMIHAETYIVGDGQGWTFGVQNWPSGKTFKAGDILVFNYIPLIHNVVKVNEFGYNSCVALGGSDLHVSGADGITLTKGANYFICGVPGHCNRGQKIAVNAN is encoded by the exons ATGGGTGAGGGAAGAGGCAGTGTTATTACAATGCTACTATTGTGTATGTTTGTGTTTCATCCTAAGATGATTCATGCAGAAACATACATTGTTGGTGATGGCCAAGGTTGGACTTTTGGTGTTCAAAACTGGCCTTCAGGAAAAACATTCAAAGCAGGTGACATACTCG TTTTCAATTACATCCCTTTGATACACAATGTGGTGAAAGTGAATGAGTTTGGCTATAATTCATGTGTAGCTCTTGGAGGATCTGATTTGCATGTATCTGGAGCAGACGGAATTACACTTACTAAAGGAGCCAACTACTTCATATGTGGTGTTCCTGGTCATTGTAATCGAGGACAGAAAATTGCAGTGAATGCTAATTAA
- the LOC127135979 gene encoding basic blue protein, with product MGEGRGTANSSSVIAMILLVLCMFVFHPKMIHAETYTVGDDKGWSFGVQNWPSGKTFKEGDILVFNYTPVIHSVVTVKEFGYNSCFPFGGSGFHISGADKITLVKGMNYFICGTPGHCSQGQKIAVNAI from the exons ATGGGTGAGGGAAGAGGCACTGCCAATAGCTCAAGTGTTATTGCAATGATACTATTAGTATTATGTATGTTTGTGTTTCATCCTAAGATGATTCATGCAGAAACATACACTGTTGGTGATGACAAAGGTTGGTCCTTTGGTGTTCAAAATTGGCCTTCAGGAAAAACTTTCAAGGAAGGTGACATACTTG TGTTCAATTACACCCCTGTGATACATAGTGTGGTGACAGTGAAAGAGTTTGGCTACAATTCATGTTTCCCTTTTGGAGGATCTGGGTTCCATATCTCTGGAGCAGATAAAATTACACTTGTTAAGGGAATGAATTATTTCATATGTGGTACTCCTGGTCATTGTAGTCAAGGACAGAAAATTGCGGTGAATGCTATTTAA